In the Wyeomyia smithii strain HCP4-BCI-WySm-NY-G18 chromosome 2, ASM2978416v1, whole genome shotgun sequence genome, one interval contains:
- the LOC129720414 gene encoding uncharacterized protein LOC129720414: protein MLKKLIRERKSLEPRIKRVSDVVMKLEPEAAEEIDVQMEIETLNDIWASYCSVHKRILDVSEEDEMYNDAVDQQRNFEATYLALKGRLLKILKLVKNRDSREENHPQPQNDIIAQLASQQAEFFRIMSTRLNPVGIDATAPVEPHQLDAPNMPLSDLKLPRVNLPAFCGDYLEWQSFIDLFKSMVDQNPLLKDSQKLYFLKTNLSGEAASLISHLKIEDANYTLALEKLKSRYDKPLEIAHKHIQRFLNQPALTSSSAPGLRSLHDVSDEVVRALRAMEREDRDTWLIFILSEKFDPATRQLWYQRVADMQENEITLQCMLKFLDSRCFALQSAQTDKQRNAVLSKPQLKQPYKSTAFVATNSSSYCYICSKSAHMPFQCGKFIHMSPDERLAAINRHRLCRNCFKKHPGETCKSSNCRKCGLRHHTLLHAALEAPNFQHTPSTSFAASTGGNPAAQSLLSALETNSPIDASSVLLATVAINVLDKKGRPHACRAVLDCASQVSFISESFCNELGLEMMDADMDLEGISSTPAHADKCVQIIIASRCTDYRTSVPCMVLERITKTLPAKPADIDGWSIPESIKLADPLFHRPGKINILIGNELFFQLLEPGKISLSSDDNLPTLQNTKFGWVVAGRYKNTTPARASASTCLIASVDDSLDQQLRRFWELEEYVPPTAHLSEEEKQCEDHFARHTVRNADGQFTVRLPFLHSPSQLGDSRQIAARRLEHIERKLQKNPHLKQEYHAFLREYIELGHMTRAESPATNHTVYLPHHCVIKEASSTTKCRVVFDASAKTTSGKSLNDVLMAGPVLQDSLINILLRFRIPAFVVAGDIKQMYRMVRIHDCDRDFQRILWRWSSSEPVSEFVLNTVTFGTKSASYLATKCVQQLLNAHRQRYPAAVEKAEKGMYVDDVLTGADTEQEAVLLREQLSTIFASGGFHLRKWASNSAAVLKGVPVADREIEISIGISDEQVIKALGIHWQPCSDMFQFSYIRTKILQHTKRTILSQIASLFDPLGLLAPVIVKAKLVMQQMWELKVAWDETPPGELLDIWLKLVQSLSDLNFLQVPRRVIDSSGTLRMFLHGYSDASERAMGACIYLRVCYNDDRKSSHLLCAKSRIAPVGNGRTTLPRLELEAARILARLMANVQAALSLAFHEIRAFSDSTVALAWIKGGASRWKTFVANRVAEIVNHLPAINWYHVDTHSNPADLISRGALPAQISTNPLWWNGLIWNENSNIQHHDISDSLSAIQQRQVEKEQRVVAVACLTVYENQFLDKIMSRYYPNLMFLLRITARMLRFKYRDHRQSHRLTSHEIDRALRVYLQHVQNQHFWKEINQLNHGQDVSRSSCLHQLKPFLDENHLLRVGGRLQQSDLSYDTKHPILLPHKSILSSYILHHEHYEQLHCGPQMLLAGIRQRYWIIRGVSAARKVCRACVHCARARPASVRQQMGQLPADRVKPLPPFSITGIDYAGPINVIGRRTRGATIAKGYIALFVCFSTRAVHLEAVSDLSTSSFIAAFTRFISRYGLPNKVYSDNATNLRGAAKKLRDLYEHINATENDDQVIDFFTTKGIEWLFNPARSPHHGGLWEAGIKVAKSFLSKLGGDNRFTFEELSTVLAQISACMNSRPISPLSNDPSEPQPLTPAHFLIGRPLHIIPEINQLDDKIDSLGRWQYVQRVTQEFRSRWQSEYVSLLQRMVKWQRSAPNIMVGDFVLLVSDNEKPKQWPMGRVVELFPGTDGIVRVVAVKTLNGISKRDVRRIRRIPLEADEYVPGRNGAEISSRNLVGGLCCGGI, encoded by the coding sequence ATGCTGAAGAAACTAATCCGTGAGCGAAAGTCGCTTGAACCGCGTATCAAGCGAGTTTCTGATGTGGTGATGAAGTTAGAGCCAGAAGCGGCTGAAGAAATAGACGTTCAAATGGAGATCGAAACGCTAAATGATATATGGGCTAGTTATTGTTCAGTGCATAAAAGAATTTTGGATGTGAGTGAAGAAGATGAAATGTACAATGATGCCGTCGATCAGCAACGAAATTTTGAAGCAACGTACCTCGCGCTAAAAGGCCgcttgttgaaaattttgaaactggTTAAAAATCGGGACAGTAGAGAAGAAAACCATCCACAGCCGCAAAACGATATAATAGCTCAGCTAGCAAGCCAACAAGCCGAGTTCTTTCGTATAATGTCCACTCGATTGAATCCCGTCGGCATCGATGCGACTGCACCAGTTGAGCCGCACCAATTGGATGCCCCCAATATGCCGCTTTCGGATCTAAAATTACCTCGTGTGAATTTGCCAGCGTTTTGTGGTGATTATTTAGAGTGGCAATCATTTATTGATTTGTTCAAAAGCATGGTCGATCAAAATCCTTTGTTAAAGGATAGCCAGAAACTATATTTTCTGAAAACCAATCTTTCTGGCGAAGCAGCATCACTCATCTCGCACTTGAAGATTGAGGATGCCAATTACACTTTGGCATTAGAGAAATTAAAATCTCGATATGATAAGCCGCTTGAAATTGCGCACAAACATATTCAGCGTTTTCTGAACCAGCCAGCCCTGACGTCATCGTCTGCTCCCGGACTGCGTTCTCTTCATGACGTCTCTGATGAAGTGGTGCGCGCTCTTCGAGCGATGGAGAGAGAGGATCGCGACACATGGCTAATATTCATCCTTAGTGAAAAATTTGATCCAGCAACTAGGCAGTTGTGGTATCAACGTGTTGCTGACATGCAGGAAAATGAAATCACTTTGCAATGTATGCTAAAGTTTCTCGATTCGCGTTGTTTTGCATTACAATCGGCTCAAACGGATAAGCAGCGAAACGCCGTCCTCTCCAAGCCGCAATTGAAGCAACCGTATAAGAGTACCGCATTCGTCGCTACTAACTCATCGTCATATTgctatatctgttccaaatcaGCGCATATGCCCTTTCAGTGTGGTAAGTTCATTCATATGAGCCCTGATGAACGTTTAGCTGCTATTAATCGGCATAGGCTGTGTCGAAACTGTTTTAAGAAGCATCCCGGTGAAACATGCAAATCAAGTAATTGCCGAAAATGCGGTCTACGTCACCACACATTACTGCATGCTGCTCTCGAAGCCCCCAACTTCCAACACACACCCTCTACGTCGTTTGCTGCCTCTACTGGTGGCAATCCAGCCGCTCAATCGTTACTCTCTGCTCTCGAGACAAATTCTCCTATAGATGCGTCCAGTGTCCTTCTAGCAACAGTGGCAATCAATGTTTTGGATAAGAAAGGTCGACCCCATGCTTGTCGAGCTGTCTTAGATTGCGCATCTCAGGTTAGCTTCATCAGCGAAAGTTTTTGCAATGAACTCGGTCTTGAAATGATGGATGCAGATATGGACCTCGAAGGTATATCTTCCACACCAGCACATGCTGATAAGTGCGTGCAAATTATTATAGCATCCCGATGTACGGATTATCGCACCTCGGTTCCGTGCATGGTGCTTGAGAGAATAACAAAAACACTCCCAGCAAAACCGGCAGACATCGATGGTTGGTCTATCCCAGAGTCTATTAAACTGGCAGACCCTCTCTTCCATCGACCAGGTAAAATCAATATCCTGATTGGAAATGAGCTATTTTTTCAGCTTCTTGAGCCAGGAAAAATTAGTCTCAGTTCTGATGATAATTTACCTACGCTTCAAAACACAAAGTTTGGATGGGTGGTTGCCGGACGGTACAAAAATACCACACCAGCGCGTGCAAGCGCTTCAACATGCTTAATAGCATCAGTAGATGATTCACTCGATCAACAGTTGCGACGATTTTGGGAGCTTGAGGAGTACGTGCCTCCTACAGCCCATCTTAGTGAAGAAGAAAAACAGTGTGAAGACCATTTTGCAAGGCACACTGTTAGAAATGCCGACGGACAGTTCACCGTTCGCTTACCGTTCTTGCACAGCCCGAGTCAACTTGGCGACTCGCGCCAGATAGCTGCAAGGCGCTTAGAACACATTGAGCGAAAGCTGCAGAAAAATCCACATTTGAAACAGGAGTATCATGCTTTCCTACGTGAGTACATTGAACTAGGACATATGACTCGTGCTGAGTCTCCCGCTACCAATCACACCGTTTACCTTCCCCATCACTGCGTGATAAAGGAAGCAAGCTCTACTACAAAATGTAGAGTCGTTTTCGACGCTTCGGCAAAAACCACTAGCGGAAAATCTCTCAATGATGTACTCATGGCTGGCCCAGTCCTACAGGACTCGCTAATTAATATTTTGCTTCGCTTCCGTATTCCGGCCTTTGTGGTTGCGGGAGATATTAAACAAATGTACCGCATGGTAAGGATCCATGATTGTGATCGCGACTTCCAGAGGATTCTTTGGCGATGGTCCAGCAGCGAGCCAGTTAGTGAATTTGTATTAAACACGGTGACGTTTGGAACCAAAAGTGCATCTTACCTGGCAACGAAGTGTGTGCAACAGCTTTTGAATGCACATCGGCAGCGATATCCAGCAGCGGTAGAAAAGGCGGAAAAGGGAATGTACGTGGACGACGTTTTGACTGGTGCTGACACCGAGCAAGAAGCAGTGCTACTTCGCGAACAGCTGTCTACTATTTTTGCTTCCGGTGGTTTTCATCTGCGTAAATGGGCGTCTAATAGTGCAGCGGTGCTAAAAGGTGTTCCGGTTGCGGATCGGGAGATAGAAATTTCGATTGGAATAAGCGATGAACAAGTCATCAAGGCCCTCGGCATCCACTGGCAGCCGTGCAGCGACATGTTCCAGTTTTCCTATATCCGAACAAAGATCCTTCAGCACACAAAGCGGACCATACTATCACAAATCGCCAGCCTCTTCGACCCGCTTGGTTTACTGGCCCCTGTCATCGTGAAGGCAAAACTGGTCATGCAACAGATGTGGGAGCTGAAGGTGGCATGGGATGAAACTCCCCCCGGTGAGTTACTCGATATTTGGTTAAAGTTGGTCCAAAGTCTTTCCGATCTCAACTTCTTACAGGTACCACGACGCGTGATCGACTCATCTGGAACCCTCCGTATGTTTCTGCACGGCTACAGTGATGCCTCCGAGCGGGCCATGGGAGCATGCATCTACTTACGAGTCTGTTACAACGACGATAGGAAATCATCACATTTGCTCTGTGCAAAATCGAGAATAGCACCGGTTGGTAACGGAAGGACAACACTGCCTCGGTTGGAGTTGGAAGCAGCACGGATTCTGGCCAGATTAATGGCAAACGTTCAAGCGGCACTCTCCTTGGCGTTCCACGAAATACGAGCATTCTCCGACTCAACAGTGGCCCTGGCGTGGATAAAGGGTGGCGCTTCGCGATGGAAAACTTTCGTCGCCAATCGAGTAGCTGAAATCGTGAACCACCTTCCAGCCATCAACTGGTACCATGTCGACACGCATAGCAACCCAGCAGACTTAATTTCACGAGGAGCACTTCCCGCTCAAATATCAACTAACCCGTTATGGTGGAACGGGCTGATTTGGAACGAGAATTCTAACATCCAACACCATGACATATCCGATAGTCTTAGCGCCATACAACAACGACAGGTGGAGAAAGAGCAGCGCGTGGTGGCTGTTGCGTGCTTAACCGTATATGAAAATCAGTTTCTCGACAAGATTATGTCAAGATATTACCCGAACTTAATGTTTCTCCTGCGTATTACAGCACGAATGCTGCGATTTAAATACCGTGATCATAGGCAGTCCCACCGCCTCACATCCCACGAAATCGACAGGGCACTACGCGTCTACTTGCAACATGTTCAGAATCAGCACTTCTGGAAGGAGATTAACCAGCTTAATCACGGTCAAGATGTCAGCCGATCCAGTTGTCTTCATCAGCTGAAACCCTTCCTGGATGAAAATCATCTTCTCAGGGTGGGCGGAAGATTACAGCAGTCAGACCTGAGCTACGATACAAAACACCCGATTCTGCTACCGCACAAGTCGATACTCTCATCGTACATCCTACACCATGAACATTACGAACAATTACATTGTGGACCTCAAATGTTGTTGGCAGGAATCCGCCAACGTTATTGGATTATTCGAGGAGTAAGCGCTGCCAGAAAGGTTTGTCGTGCCTGCGTTCATTGTGCTCGTGCAAGGCCCGCATCGGTGCGTCAACAAATGGGACAGCTACCAGCAGATCGTGTGAAGCCTCTACCTCCATTCTCTATTACCGGCATCGATTACGCTGGTCCAATCAACGTGATTGGTCGCCGTACACGCGGTGCAACCATTGCAAAGGGATATATCGCGCTGTTCGTCTGTTTTTCAACTCGAGCCGTTCACCTCGAAGCAGTTTCGGATCTAAGCACGTCTTCATTCATCGCTGCCTTCACTCGGTTCATCAGTCGTTATGGCTTGCCGAATAAAGTTTATTCTGACAACGCTACCAACCTCCGAGGAGCAGCGAAAAAGCTTCGTGATCTGTACGAGCACATTAATGCTACTGAAAATGACGATCAGGTAATTGATTTTTTCACAACTAAAGGGATTGAGTGGTTATTTAACCCGGCTAGATCTCCTCATCATGGTGGTTTGTGGGAAGCCGGCATCAAGGttgccaagagctttttgagCAAATTAGGAGGAGATAATCGCTTTACCTTTGAAGAGTTGAGCACAGTTCTTGCCCAGATATCTGCATGCATGAACTCGCGTCCTATTTCTCCCTTATCAAATGATCCCAGTGAGCCTCAACCCCTCACACCCGCACATTTCTTGATTGGAAGGCCACTTCATATTATCCCGGAGATAAACCAACTAGACGATAAAATTGACTCGTTAGGCAGATGGCAGTATGTACAGCGCGTTACGCAGGAGTTCAGATCACGCTGGCAATCCGAATATGTTTCGCTACTTCAACGCATGGTCAAATGGCAACGTAGCGCACCCAACATTATGGTAGGAGATTTCGTATTGCTTGTCAGCGATAATGAGAAGCCGAAGCAGTGGCCAATGGGCCGAGTCGTCGAACTATTTCCTGGGACCGATGGTATTGTCAGAGTGGTGGCGGTAAAAACGTTGAACGGAATTTCCAAACGAGATGTGAGAAGAATTCGGCGTATTCCATTGGAGGCTGATGAATATGTTCCTGGACGTAACGGTGCGGAAATTTCTAGCCGCAATTTGGTGGGCGGATTATGTTGTGGCGGAATATAG